From Amia ocellicauda isolate fAmiCal2 chromosome 12, fAmiCal2.hap1, whole genome shotgun sequence, a single genomic window includes:
- the LOC136764537 gene encoding biotinidase: MRLTVLIDIVALGLCLVVFSRAGDVSHYIAAVYEHNFKISLICSLFTCGRKGALQHMHENLDVYEEQVAEAAKQGAQIIVFPEDGIHGFRFTRHSITGYLETIPDPKEVSWSPCLEPERFPNTEILHRLSCMAQRNSIYLVANMPDRQDCAGADPQCPTDGRRHYNTDVVFSDNGTLVARYHKQNLYKEKEFDVPPEIEYVTFNTPFAGKFAIFTCFDILFREPAITLLEKHQVKQVVFPTAWINKLPLLSAVQFQQAFATAWGINLLAANIHLPRFKMTGSGIFTPTNSTFHYDIETSKGRLLVSKVPVPPPVQDDPSTASQSPQSPLTQNPECSRISTAILEPPAVFHANMMNDNFTFTLLTGKKGELSVCNGHLCCYLTYQQSNTNGELYAIGAFNGLHKGHRQSFLEVCALVRCAGDSQDTCGADISQASTTFDFCLQGNFSTPYVYPSILASGVDLVIPDGVGWTSGSFLMSKEGMSKGLVTAALYGRVYDKDKV, translated from the exons ATGAGACTGACCGTGCTGATCGACATTGTTGCTCTCGGGCTTtgtcttgttgttttttcccgaGCAGGGGACGTCTCTCATTACATTGCGGCTGTTTACGAGCACAACTTCAAAATTAGCTTGATATGCAGCCTTTTTACATGTGGCCGCAAGGGGGCGCTACAGCACATGCACGAAAATCTAGACGTGTATGAAGAGCAAGTGGCCGAAGCTGCAAAACAG ggagcGCAGATCATTGTGTTCCCAGAGGATGGCATCCACGGTTTCAGGTTCACCAGGCATTCCATTACCGGATACTTGGAGACAATTCCAGACCCGAAGGAAGTCAGCTGGAGCCCCTGTCTGGAGCCGGAGAGATTCCCAAACACTGAG ATCCTCCATCGTCTGAGCTGTATGGCCCAACGCAATTCCATTTATCTGGTTGCCAATATGCCTGACCGCCAAGACTGTGCCGGTGCCGACCCACAATGCCCTACAGATGGGCGGCGCCACTACAACACAGATGTGGTGTTCAGTGACAATGGCACACTGGTTGCCCGGTACCACAAGCAAAACCTATACAAGGAGAAGGAGTTTGACGTCCCTCCGGAGATCGAGTATGTCACGTTCAACACTCCGTTCGCAGGGAAATTCGCCATTTTCACCTGTTTCGACATCCTCTTCCGGGAGCCAGCTATTACCCTCCTGGAGAAGCATCAGGTCAAACAG GTGGTGTTTCCCACAGCCTGGATTAACAAGCTCCCCCTCTTATCTGCCGTCCAATTCCAACAAGCCTTTGCCACAGCTTGGGGGATCAACCTGCTAGCAGCCAACATCCATCTGCCAAGGTTCAAGATGACAGGAAGTGGCATTTTTACACCCACCAACTCAACCTTTCACTATGACATTGAAACGAGCAAGGGAAGGCTTCTAGTGAGTAAGGTTCCAGTCCCGCCTCCTGTTCAAGATGATCCAAGCACTGCCAGCCAGTCCCCACAAAGCCCCCTTACCCAGAACCCAGAATGCTCCAGGATCTCTACAGCCATCTTGGAGCCACCCGCTGTCTTCCACGCAAATATGATGAATGACAACTTCACCTTCACCCTCTTGACAGGCAAGAAGGGGGAGTTGAGCGTTTGCAATGGGCATCTGTGCTGTTATTTGACCTATCAGCAATCCAACACCAATGGAGAACTGTATGCTATAGGGGCCTTTAATGGGCTACACAAGGGCCACCGTCAGTCCTTCCTTGAGGTCTGTGCATTGGTCAGGTGTGCAGGGGACTCTCAAGACACCTGTGGGGCTGACATTTCTCAAGCTAGCACCACATTTGACTTCTGTTTACAGGGTAACTTTAGCACCCCATATGTTTATCCCAGTATACTAGCCAGTGGAGTAGACCTGGTCATTCCAGATGGAGTGGGCTGGACCAGTGGGAGTTTTTTAATGAGTAAGGAAGGCATGTCTAAGGGGCTGGTGACCGCAGCTCTGTATGGTAGAGTCTATGACAAGGacaaagtttaa